The proteins below are encoded in one region of Paraburkholderia phenazinium:
- a CDS encoding RT0821/Lpp0805 family surface protein, protein MSMRTRALFHVTLGGLLLAASVGAYAANLGFLGNTPISYMKQRDIDSVKAAVFSALDGKQDGEAATWVNDGTGNSVHIDATITPQSTAKDGDRTCRDVAVVLNAKGQSMTLRPQFCRAGSGAWQLQKKP, encoded by the coding sequence ATGTCGATGCGAACCCGTGCCCTGTTTCACGTCACGTTGGGCGGATTGCTGCTGGCGGCATCCGTCGGCGCATACGCAGCGAATCTCGGCTTCCTTGGCAATACGCCGATCAGCTACATGAAGCAGCGCGACATCGACTCGGTGAAGGCGGCCGTGTTTAGCGCGCTCGATGGCAAGCAGGATGGCGAAGCCGCTACGTGGGTCAACGATGGCACGGGCAACTCCGTACACATCGACGCGACCATCACGCCGCAGAGCACCGCCAAGGACGGCGACCGCACCTGCCGCGACGTAGCCGTCGTGCTGAACGCGAAAGGGCAGTCGATGACGCTGCGCCCGCAATTCTGCCGCGCCGGCAGCGGCGCATGGCAACTCCAGAAGAAGCCTTGA
- a CDS encoding glutamine--tRNA ligase/YqeY domain fusion protein — MNTERNDAPAASNFIRNTIDEDNRSGKWGQRVETRFPPEPNGYLHIGHAKSICLNFGVASSYGGICHLRFDDTNPEKESVEYVESIIDAVKWLGFDWKKDGNEHLYYASDYYDKLYEFAELLIQRGKAYVDSQSAEEMRLSRGSATEVGTPSPFRERSVEENLDLFRRMKAGEFKEGEHVLRAKIDMASPNFNMRDPVIYRIRFAHHYRTGDKWCVYPMYDYTHCISDALENITHSLCTLEFEDHRPLYDWILNELAEAGIFNRPLPQQIEFSRLNLTYAITSKRKLLQLVTEGHVDGWDDPRMPTIVGVRRRGFTPEAIQLFCERIGVTKVDSWIDMSVFEGALRDDLDDKAPRTAAVLDPVKLIIDNYPEDLTEECNAPVHPHHPEHGTRVFPISRELWIERDDYNETPPKGYFRLFPGNKVRLRYGYVIECTGADKDENGNVTAVHCNYFPDSKSGTEGANTYKVKGNIHWVSAVGACPAEVRIYDRLFKEPQPDAGGRDYLEALNPDSKRVVNAYLEPGARDALPEQRYQFERHGYFVADRLDSKPGKPVFNRIVSLRDSWGKPA; from the coding sequence ATGAATACTGAACGCAACGACGCGCCGGCGGCATCCAATTTCATTCGCAACACCATTGACGAAGACAACCGCTCCGGCAAGTGGGGCCAGCGCGTGGAAACGCGTTTCCCGCCGGAACCGAATGGCTATCTGCACATCGGCCACGCTAAAAGCATCTGCCTGAACTTCGGCGTAGCGAGCAGCTACGGCGGCATTTGCCATCTGCGTTTTGACGACACCAATCCGGAAAAGGAAAGTGTCGAGTACGTCGAATCGATCATCGACGCCGTGAAATGGCTCGGTTTCGATTGGAAGAAGGACGGCAACGAACACCTCTACTACGCAAGCGACTATTACGACAAACTCTACGAGTTTGCCGAGCTGCTGATCCAGCGCGGCAAGGCCTATGTGGATAGTCAGTCGGCCGAAGAAATGCGCCTGAGCCGCGGCTCGGCCACCGAAGTGGGCACGCCCTCGCCGTTCCGCGAACGTTCGGTGGAGGAGAACCTCGATCTGTTCCGCCGCATGAAGGCCGGCGAGTTCAAGGAAGGCGAACACGTGCTGCGCGCGAAGATCGACATGGCGTCGCCGAACTTCAACATGCGCGACCCGGTCATCTACCGGATCCGTTTTGCCCATCACTACCGCACCGGCGACAAGTGGTGCGTGTATCCGATGTACGACTACACGCATTGCATCTCTGACGCGCTGGAAAACATCACGCATTCGCTGTGCACGCTGGAGTTCGAAGACCACCGGCCGCTGTACGACTGGATTCTGAACGAGCTCGCCGAAGCCGGCATCTTCAACCGCCCGCTGCCGCAACAGATCGAATTCTCGCGCCTGAACCTGACGTATGCGATCACCAGCAAGCGCAAGCTGCTGCAACTCGTCACCGAAGGTCACGTGGACGGCTGGGACGATCCGCGCATGCCCACCATAGTCGGTGTACGCCGCCGCGGCTTCACGCCGGAGGCGATCCAGTTGTTCTGCGAACGCATCGGCGTGACGAAGGTCGATTCGTGGATCGACATGAGCGTGTTCGAAGGCGCACTACGCGACGACCTCGACGACAAGGCACCGCGCACGGCCGCCGTGCTCGACCCGGTCAAACTGATCATCGACAACTACCCCGAAGATCTCACCGAAGAGTGCAATGCGCCGGTACACCCGCATCATCCGGAACACGGCACGCGCGTGTTCCCGATCTCGCGCGAACTGTGGATCGAGCGTGACGATTACAACGAAACGCCGCCAAAGGGTTACTTCCGTCTGTTCCCGGGTAACAAGGTGCGTCTGCGTTACGGCTATGTGATCGAATGCACGGGCGCGGACAAGGATGAGAACGGCAACGTGACCGCGGTCCACTGCAACTACTTCCCCGACAGCAAGTCCGGCACCGAAGGCGCGAACACCTACAAGGTCAAAGGCAACATTCACTGGGTCAGCGCCGTGGGTGCCTGCCCGGCCGAAGTGCGCATCTACGATCGTCTGTTCAAGGAACCGCAGCCGGACGCAGGCGGCCGCGATTACCTCGAAGCGCTTAATCCGGATTCGAAGCGGGTGGTCAACGCCTACCTGGAGCCGGGTGCGCGTGACGCGCTGCCCGAACAGCGGTATCAGTTCGAACGGCATGGCTACTTCGTCGCCGACCGCCTCGATTCGAAACCGGGCAAGCCAGTATTCAATCGCATCGTGAGTCTGCGAGACAGTTGGGGCAAGCCAGCGTAA
- a CDS encoding transporter substrate-binding domain-containing protein: MRAALVALATAWLACSAQAQELTGTLRKVHDDGVVLLGVREASIPFSYFDGQTTVGYSQSIAMAIVEQIKKTLGLPDLKIREVAVTSSNRIPMLQNSQIDLECGSTTHTHERESEAAFSDSFFQYAVRMLVKRSSGITDFPDLAGKPVVTTAGTSDERLVRELNVEKHLNMRITSARDHSDAFVALKQDRAVAFVMDEPIVYGFKATDAHPDDFLVTGTPLGYEVYACMFRKGDAPMRELVNGVVERMQTSGEAEHLYNVWFTQPIPPHGINLNFPMSAAMRALFAHPNDRALD; this comes from the coding sequence ATGCGCGCCGCGCTGGTCGCGCTTGCTACGGCATGGCTCGCGTGCTCCGCGCAGGCACAGGAACTCACCGGTACGCTCAGGAAAGTTCACGACGACGGGGTCGTCCTGCTCGGCGTGCGCGAAGCCTCGATCCCCTTCTCCTATTTCGACGGCCAGACCACGGTGGGCTACTCGCAGAGCATCGCGATGGCGATCGTCGAGCAGATCAAGAAAACACTCGGCCTGCCCGATCTCAAGATACGCGAAGTTGCGGTGACCTCGTCGAATCGCATCCCGATGCTGCAAAACAGCCAGATCGACCTCGAATGCGGTTCGACCACGCACACGCATGAACGCGAGAGCGAAGCGGCCTTCTCCGACAGTTTCTTCCAGTACGCGGTGCGCATGCTCGTGAAGCGCAGCAGCGGCATCACCGATTTCCCGGATCTGGCCGGCAAACCGGTGGTAACGACCGCGGGGACGTCCGACGAACGGCTCGTGCGCGAGTTGAACGTCGAGAAGCATCTCAACATGCGCATCACCAGCGCGCGAGATCATTCGGACGCGTTTGTCGCGCTCAAACAGGATCGGGCCGTGGCCTTTGTGATGGACGAACCGATTGTGTACGGCTTCAAGGCGACTGACGCGCATCCTGACGACTTCCTGGTGACAGGTACGCCGCTCGGCTATGAGGTCTACGCGTGCATGTTCCGCAAAGGCGATGCGCCGATGCGGGAACTGGTCAACGGTGTGGTCGAACGGATGCAGACGTCGGGCGAGGCGGAGCATCTCTACAACGTGTGGTTCACACAGCCGATTCCGCCTCACGGGATCAATCTCAATTTTCCGATGTCGGCGGCGATGCGTGCCTTGTTCGCGCATCCGAACGATCGCGCGCTCGACTGA
- a CDS encoding NUDIX hydrolase produces the protein MSARIVSCGIVLLDPHGRVLLAHATETSHWDIPKGHGEEGEAPHVTALREMVEETALVIDAGRLKDLGLFVYRRDKDLHLFAARAHDDELDLTRCVCTSMFPRRSDGKLIPEMDAYRWVAPDEVERYASRSLTRLFQTTLSLAELHHTL, from the coding sequence ATGAGTGCGCGCATTGTTTCGTGCGGCATCGTGCTGCTCGATCCGCATGGACGTGTGCTGCTCGCACACGCCACCGAAACATCCCATTGGGATATCCCGAAAGGGCATGGCGAGGAGGGCGAGGCGCCGCACGTCACGGCGCTGCGCGAGATGGTCGAGGAGACCGCCCTTGTGATCGACGCGGGGCGGTTGAAGGATCTCGGCCTCTTCGTCTACCGGCGTGACAAGGATCTGCATCTGTTCGCCGCGCGCGCTCATGACGATGAGCTTGACCTCACGCGCTGCGTTTGCACGTCGATGTTTCCGCGCCGCTCGGACGGCAAGCTGATTCCCGAAATGGATGCATACCGCTGGGTCGCGCCGGACGAAGTGGAACGGTATGCGAGCCGCAGCCTGACGCGGCTGTTTCAGACCACGCTTTCGCTGGCCGAACTGCATCACACGCTGTGA
- a CDS encoding glutathione S-transferase family protein: MLQILGKVTSINVRKVLWTCAELQLPFEQEDWGDGFRSTETAEFQALNPNSMVPVIKDDGFVLWESNTIIRYLASRYGGAQLYPAEPQARARVDQWIDWQSAELNRAWSYAFLALVRKSPAHQDAEAIEASSQNWTRHIGIVNRQLEATGAFIAGRDFSLADIPIGLSLNRWFSTPLDHPDFPAVTDYFERLSERPGFLTYCKNGTP; the protein is encoded by the coding sequence ATGCTGCAAATACTCGGGAAAGTCACGTCGATCAACGTCCGCAAGGTGCTTTGGACCTGTGCGGAGCTGCAACTGCCTTTTGAACAGGAAGACTGGGGAGACGGCTTCAGGTCCACCGAAACGGCCGAGTTTCAGGCGCTGAACCCCAATTCAATGGTGCCGGTCATCAAGGACGACGGCTTTGTGCTGTGGGAATCGAATACGATCATTCGCTACCTGGCCTCGCGCTATGGCGGCGCGCAACTCTATCCCGCTGAACCGCAAGCGCGGGCGCGCGTCGACCAATGGATCGACTGGCAAAGTGCCGAGCTAAACCGGGCATGGAGTTATGCCTTCCTGGCGCTGGTCAGAAAGTCGCCCGCGCATCAGGACGCAGAAGCGATCGAAGCGTCGTCGCAGAATTGGACGAGACATATCGGCATCGTGAACCGGCAGTTGGAAGCGACGGGAGCGTTCATCGCCGGGCGCGATTTTTCGCTCGCGGATATCCCGATTGGTCTCTCACTGAACCGCTGGTTCAGCACCCCGCTCGATCATCCGGATTTTCCTGCCGTGACCGACTATTTCGAGCGGCTGAGCGAGCGCCCCGGTTTCCTGACCTACTGCAAAAACGGTACGCCGTAG